The Poecilia reticulata strain Guanapo linkage group LG4, Guppy_female_1.0+MT, whole genome shotgun sequence genomic interval TTTCACACGAGCCGTTCGCGTGCAGTGAGAGATATAAATACAAGGCACACGCGGAGAGCccgacagagagagagagaaattgcgtccgctcctgctgctgctgcgcatcACTGACGGATTCTAACTCATCCCGGGATTTGCTTCCGACAGAGACGGACTTTAAATACTAGCTGACAATATCAGCTTCATTTTTCGACACAAGTGGATGGAAATTTGCTGtgattttgttggatttttctaataagaaagaaaagatgcCTGCCGATATGATGGAAAAGTCCTCTTCCTCTCCGGTCGCTGCGACGCCGGCGAGCATGAACACAACTCCAGACAAGCCCAAGACAGCATCTGAACACAGAAAGGTTGGTATTTGTATATAATCATGTTGTTGTTAACAATAACAATTAGGGTGGCATTCTGAGCTCTGTGCGGGAAGCAGTGATTTTAATAGCTTGCTTCCACTCTTTAGTCATCAAAGCCGATCATGGAGAAGAGGAGACGAGCCAGAATAAACGAGAGCTTGGGTCAGCTGAAGACTCTCATTCTGGATGCGCTCAAAAAAGATGTAAGTACTCAGCCGTCCTCATGGATATTAATAAACGTCCAAACAGTCTGTGTCAGCCATGGGGAAACTGTGCGCGTAACGCTAACCAGGTGCGCTTTGCGCCCCCGCAGAGCTCCAGACACTCCAAACTGGAGAAAGCAGACATCCTGGAGATGACAGTGAAGCACCTCCGGAACCTGCAGAGAGCTCAGATGACCGGTAAGTTCAACATCCCACTCTGATTTATTTCTTCACTTTGAACGCATCTATAAAAGTCACTCTTGTTTCAACATTTCCGAACTTTTCCTAATAATATCCTCATGCTCCCCctctgtctgtttctctttaGCTGCTCTGAACACTGACCCCTCCATATTGGGAAAATATCGCGCAGGATTCAGTGAATGCATGAATGAAGTCACCCGATTCCTTTCCACCTGCGAGGGCGTCAACACCGAAGTCAGGACGCGGCTCCTGGGCCACCTGGCCAGCTGCATGACGCAGATCAACGCCATGAACTACCCCAGCCAGCATCAGCACCAGCACCAGCTCCCCCCAGCCGCCGGGTCGACGCACCCCTCCTTCGCCCAGTCCATGGTTCAGATCCCCAGTTCCTCCCCGCAGGTGCTCCCAATGAACCCCGCGTCCTGCAAAGGGGGCTCCCCGCCGGCCAGCTTACCGTCAGACGCGACCAAA includes:
- the her6 gene encoding hairy-related 6, whose amino-acid sequence is MPADMMEKSSSSPVAATPASMNTTPDKPKTASEHRKSSKPIMEKRRRARINESLGQLKTLILDALKKDSSRHSKLEKADILEMTVKHLRNLQRAQMTAALNTDPSILGKYRAGFSECMNEVTRFLSTCEGVNTEVRTRLLGHLASCMTQINAMNYPSQHQHQHQLPPAAGSTHPSFAQSMVQIPSSSPQVLPMNPASCKGGSPPASLPSDATKVYGGFQIVPATDGQFAFLIPNAAFAPNGPVIPVYANNMSTPVPVPAAVSPGAPSANTDSVWRPW